The DNA region AGCTCTTAGTGTCTTttcaaatattgatttattaatatTCATTTGTAGTAAGCCATTTCCttgacatacatataaattcaaCTCTCAGACTCCCTATTAACCGTTTTTCCATAAATTTAATCGTATAGTTTTCATTAATGATTCCATACAAGCTAAGTTTTCAACCATTCCTGTTATTGCTAGCTATCACCAAATGGTGCATGCATAACACAAACAAGAGTGATGTATGCTATATGGATTTGGATATatatggagaaaaaaataaaataaaaactttgaaCGTTGTGATTAAAATAGAGAGTTGAGAGAATATAGCGTACTACTATAATGGCAAGAATGGATTCATTAATCCATCGATTTTCTTCAAGCAAGTGACCAACGACCAAGCAGAGGCAGAGAACCGCTACAAAGAGTGATATGGGCACCACTAGTGCGTGCTCATGAACCAAATTCCTCAATACCTCAGGAATCAAATTCACTGGCACCATACccatatattaatcaaattatagtAATAATGGTTACGTTCATACCACCAAATTCCTCACTACCTTATATTTATAACAATATCAATAAAAGCTATCAAGATAACTTTGTTGATTAAAATCAAAGGTCAGAGAATCACGAACTCAAAGGTTGTTGTTTTCGGTTCTAACTTTAATAAATGTATATATGTTGCTGAATCTGGGAGCAATGAAATAATCAAAAACAGAAACAAACATGCCACGGATTAGAGCGTGTAGCGGTGACAGCAAGGAAAGACACGTATTAGAGACTGCATGAAGATGTAACGTGGCACTCTCACAATCATGATAAGATCCTATATAAGGCTTACGCTTGTACTTGGTCACATTCTATAATAGGTtactcaaattattattttatatgtatataagatataagataagATTGTATACGATTGATTATtccgtgtatatatatatatatatatatatatatatatatgatatgtgtgtgtatgtggcTTAATCTAAAccctaaatataaataaatagttaaattttgtGTAAATTTCCTAGGGTAGGTTCCCTTGCTAGTGGGTGGTCATTAGAGAATGAAGTGAAGAGCATTTTAGGGTTGGGTTATCAAGGTGGATATCTTGAGTATAAATGGTTTATTGTATTGTAACCTCTAATCATATAGTATAAATTCTTAATTAGGTTTGCTTTCAGGATTAGACAGATATCACAAATTGTGactgaattattataaatcttggtatatattcttttatgaccttttttttaatttgattgttcattgctcattttctttaatgtttgttaaTTGAATCAATTaggtttaagaaaaaaatttactttgcaAGTATTTTACATATAACTTAATTTAACCGATCCCTTTGAGTTATTAAGGTCACTTGGTTAACAATATTGTTGGTTAACAATATTGTTACGTCAAGGCcaaaaacaatttattacaAGAACTGTTTAAAAATATActacacaaacaaaaaacataagTACTAGATGTAATTGTATTTCCTTCACTACATTGTAGCGATCGTTTCCTCATCCTCaaatatgagttttttttatagcgATTGTTTCCTCCTCCTCTACTatgacttgttttttttttttttttttgaaatagtgTCGAtctatactaaaaaaaatgttcttcCTAACTCCAAGCTTTAAGGAGCAAAAAGATTGCCAAAAGAAATGCAAAAATGGTgatcttgttttttttcttatggtacttatatatattcttccttatgatattgtgttttgtttgccttaatattaattacttatCGTAGCTAAAAATTAAGATAGCTGAAGATACGAGTTAATTAaagtagcaaaaaaaaaaagagaggaaatgaACAACAACATTTACGGGTATATGGATATATAGTGTTAAAAGAGGTTATCTGCATGTTGTGCTAATGGTGGTAAAAGATAAGTCTCTAGTTTTAGTGGAACACATTAAGTCTGCATGAGAAATCTATCTACTGAGAATGCATAAAGTCAGTAACAATGCTAAACATAAAGTTTCTTTGACAATGATTTTTTCCAAACAATATGCAAGAGAGGACGGATGTGTCTTAACACTTGGGTGCAATCTCATCATGCTTTTCAGTTCTTAACATGTTTTACCACCATGTTGATAACAAAATAACACCATTTTGCAAAATgcaaaatggtgacaaaaaaatGTCGTTTTTTAGGGACCTGCCATCACTTTGTCGTCACACATTTAATGGGTCAATAAGCTGcgcaaaaattaaaaagcatgATGGTAAAATGCATGAAACAAAATCTTGGatgataaattttgtaaaataataatagttggAATGAGATCTGGACtctatttagtatttttttttataatgtgtgCATCCCACActctaaattatatattaaacataTGAAGATTTCAAACAATTAATGCCTAGAGGCTTTACATCTCTCACATGTGACTTAgaagacttttattttatttagaggCTATTTAGATACAAAATTAGaagaacttttaattttaactatttcCATTGTATCATCTTGATTTACCCCACCTATCGAAGGAAAATGACAAACACTACATACATTCCCCCTTTATATTTTACTTGGTCAATTTACACCAACATATAATCGTATTATTCGTATGAAATTGACCAAGTGAAGAAAACGTGAGAGCATCGCCTGCAAGAGCAATAGTGCATGTTTGTTCTAATTATTCTTGTGCATCTTTTTATTTGCATTTTTCTGATATatgatttgttaaaattatCGTTGAATCTCAAATCATATAAACACTAGACGTGCTTCAAGAATATACACAAATTCACGTCTATAACAAGTTCTATGACATATcttaaagcattttttttttgttacaatctTAAATGAAGCATATTTTcaggtattatttttttaatttgataattatttttcttttgcaatTTATTTTGAGTTGTAATAATAGCCAGCTtaccaaattattaaaaattaaaaaaatatgatacatTAATTACAGACACATGGAGGGAAGGAGAGAGATATATACAGAGACTAATACAAAAGGACATGGTTGAGATTTTACACGGAACATTAATTAACTTTACACCAACGTCACGAGATGTTAATATTAAATCTTgtaactattttaatatttgagatTTTAAAGAAATGCACCACTACCAGGTCATAGTTGGGTAACACCAAATTGCACGGCGAAATTATGGCATAAAATTAATCGAACAAGATATATAGTTGTAGACCTAGTGTCCTTGAAAATTTTGCATACCATACAAGTGCATCAGTGTTTAATCTTTTACTATTCATTTTTGACATATAGTTTAAATAAtcccaataaaataaaataaaatttgtgagCATATTAAAGAGTAAGGAAGAAAGGAAATGaagattcactttttttttatgataagtcAAAGATCAAAGATCATGAACGTCCTTCAACTCATTAGATCAAAAATTAATCTTGCTCAAGTAAATTATACACACATGTAAATCGAAGATGACTTCTTCCACCAGATAAATCATGTATTCACTTAaacttgtattaattttttttaaaaatatgacaaactggaaacattattaaaaaaaagcatttccttaaaaggaaaatacatgcgtatataaaaacaaaataagcatTTGGAAGAAATTTATGGCATCTGCTTTATTTATCTGACACAAAAGAGGACATGCAGCGGTGATCATTAAATGCAGACATAAACACAGAAATGTTAGCTAACAGTAACTACAGCATAGTGCTACAAAAAGAGTTTACTGaccctttttctttcttatgtGTCTCACCTTTGTGAATtttccattcatcttctccttgccaatccatgttatttatttatttcaatcatTGCAGATGAAAGCTTATAAGTCTTGCGTAACGTTTGAGGCATTTgcatgaaaatttcaaaaaccgCGTAATCATATACTAGTAACTGGATAAAAAGtcaacacacatatatatgctTGGAAAATAGCTGTATGGTTGACCCTGCCTTCGAAGTAGACTTGATCATAGAAGAAGCCAAGGATGTGTAAAGGGTGTTGTCCTACATGCCTATGAGGCTATGAATATTCCTCTATAGTTGAACAATTCAAGTTCCTCATAGCCTAGTTCCTCTGGTTGAACTATTCAAGTTCATTCAGTTTTGGTTATCTTTCTTATAGAACTGCACATTTCTCATAATTGGTACCTCCTTGAAGTTATTAAATCCCAGTCACCCAGATAAGGATTTTTCTTGGTAAGATTTGAAAGCTGTGTAGCACTTCATGACTCTCTCTCGTGTACTTGCTATACTCATTCTTCAGTACTCATTGGTAGCACTGGTTTCTTCAGCTGGACCACCAAGTGGCTGGAAAACATTGCAAGGTGTGTTCCTTATTCTGCTTCCATTTAGTCTTCTAATGTTTCCTTGATCCTCATTTGTCTTCCTATTAGCTAGTTTTGTGCGGTTGCTGAGACTCATGGCTGGGAGGAAATTGGGTATTTGATATTCTCTCGAGTTAGAGACTTTGAGtcttattttaatgaattactTATTATGTCAACcttttttagtttgatttatGTTAGTAGTGTTTCAGCAATTGTCACAGCAATGAATAGTCATCAATTTTTCTATctcaaagaaaataagaagtaaaCCATGTTATTATATGGAGTCAAGAATAAACCGTGTATGCATTCACAGTGTAAAAGATTTTTACTTTGGTATCCAATCACATGTATGTTAAATTTGTTGTCTTTTACAATAGCAATCTTAAAAGTCATTCCTACCATAAATTTTTATcggttgataatataaaaaaattacactgatAGTGCAAGGAAATTAAACTCTTGAATCAATCAATAGGTATAACTAACTGCTGGTTTTGTTGTGATTGATAATGCTAACTAACTGCTCAATGTGTTTTCATCTCTTTGTTCATCATAAACAAATGCAAGAAATTCAGCCTTGTGTATGAAcatgaataaataaatgcatACCAACTTTTGTCTCACTTATTGACATCATGCGAATTCAGAAATCAGGACCATATTTGTTTAATAGCAATTCCTCACATGCTTGTCTGGTGAGCTATGCAGGATCTCCACCAATGGTCATAGCACGTGGTGGGTTTTCAGGGATATTTCCAGATTCAAGTTCACTTGCCTATGGTTTGGCACTTGATACTTGTGGTCCAAATGTGACTCTATGGTGTGATGTGCAATTGACAAAGGATGGAGTTGGGATCTGTTTCCCAGAGCTCAAGCTAGACAATGCCACTGACATTTCCATTGCTTACCCAGGCAAGGCAAAGGATTACTTAGTTAATGGGGTCTCAACCCGGGGATGGTTTTCAGTGGATTACAACTTTGGTGAACTAGCAAATGTCTCTGGTGAGTTCAATCTATCTCAAGACCTGAACATTTTGATTTCTTGTTTGGATGATGTTTAAATCtttttatatcaaataaataagatatttcCAAAGATAAGAAGGTGGGGTCAGTGATGACATTTATTACTTAAACGTGGAACTAGAAGGAAAACATCTATCCCTGAATTGGTTGGCACCATGGGTTTATTTGGCCCTTGACATTACAAAAAAGgaaatttagtccctgactttagcaactatcaattaattttgttcTTGACATtataaaaaactgaaaattaatttagtctTTACTATTgcagttattagtcaatttgtTTCCTAACATTAAGGAatcaaattaactaatatttgTCTAATTCAAAGACTAATTGACTGATTTGATAGTGTTAAGAACCAAATTGACTTATTCATATGGAACTAGTTCTTGGTTCTTTCCTTTGATCATAACATCTCAGAAGTGGAAAACTTGTTCCAGTGTCCTTGCCCCTTTTTGATTTGTATATGGGCACTTACAATTTTCTTGTTACTGGAACAGTTGTCCAGGGAGTGTACTCTCGGACTAATAAGTTTGATGGCAACAAGCTTCCCATTCTCACTGTTGAACAAgtagttaaattaataaaatcaccATCTACAGGCCTGTGGTTAAATTTTCAGGTAAATGGAACAATTTCTTTAATCTCAAGGCAGGTCGGgaatttttgtattttggtTCTGCCTTTAATCTCTATTGTTGACTCATCATGttttttcattctaaaataCAATGCAGCATGCTTCATTCTTCAAGCAACAGAATTTGAGTGTAGAAAATTTTCTTCAATCTCTCCCTGGTAGAAGTGTACCGGTCAATTACATCTCATCACCTGATGTGGACTTCTTAAGAAGAGTAAAATCAAGCTTTAGTTCTGGACCAACTAGCTTCATCTTCAGGATTCTGGAGCAGTCTAAGATTGAACCTACAACCAATCAGACATATGGTGAACTCTTGAAAAATCTTGCACTTATCAAGACATTTTCTTCAGGAATTCTTGTTCCCAAGGGCTATATATGGCCTGTAGACTCAGATCATTATCTACAACCACATACCCCTCTTGTCACAGATGCTCATAGAGAAGGGCTGCAAGTTTTTGTATCAGACCTTACTAATGATGTTCCATTTAGCTACAATTTCAGCTATGATCCTCTGGCTGAGTGTCTATCTTTCATCGACGGTGATGATTTTTCTGTTGATGGTGTGCTGTCAGACTTCCCAGTAACTCCATCTGCAGCCATAAGTAAGCTTTGTTTCCTTTGTATAGAGACTAAACATTTCTACACAGAGGtgctttataattattttcatacacCCTTTATATGATACTTGAATTTTCTTTAACCTTCCATTCTTACACCTTTCTTAGCAAAGTCCCCCCTTCCCCAACACCTTACCAAGTACATTCTATTAAAACATAATGCATTCCCTAAATAAACTTAAATGGAATTGCTGTTTGTCATCACATCCGTGCAAGTATGaaattttctttccattttgacaattaagattgCTATTAGCATCCCATTCAGATCCTAAAATCTCATCTCCTACTGCAGATTGCTTTTCTGGTCTAGGGGAAAATGCAAAAAGACAAGGTATATTACATTACAAGTTAATAGTTGACACTATGATTATCACATAATATTTAAGTTGTCTTTAGTGATCTGTTCcttctttcatatttttcatgatATAGTGGACACTTtggttatcacaaaatatggaGCAAGTGGAGACAATCCTGCGTGTACTGACCTTGCATACAACCAAGctaaatcagatggggcagatgtaCTTGACTGTCCTGTTCAAATGTCCAAGGATGGAATACCCTTTTGCTTAAGCTCTATTGATTTATTAGAGAGCACAACAGTTGCTGATACACAATTCAAAAACCGTGCAACAACTATTCTGGAGATTAAATTTCGCAGTGGCATATATACATTCAGCTTGACATGGGATGAGATAAAAACATTGACACGTAAGTTGAATGATGATTATGAATGCTTATTATCTAGGTGTGATATTGTTTAGCCATTCCCCCTCCTTGTTTTATTTCCTTATGGAGTATCTAGCAATGGGAACtttgaattgtttaaaattgTTCAAATCATTTATTCCTAGTTTTTTTCCACTAGCTAAAAGTCCCagatataattttattggaaAGCTAGAGCAAGGGAAGAACAAATAAAGAATGCAACTTGTTCTCAATAAATGCCTACATCCCTCATTTTTGGTATTCTTTGCTTTTTATTGCAGCCTCAATATTGAACCCTTATGAGAAATACATATTGTCCCGGAATCCAAAATCCAAAAATCTAGGAAAACTTATAACCTTGTCTGACTTTTTGTCCTTGAACGAAGGCTCTCACATCTTGATCAGCATAGAGGTGAGTTTTTCCGTTTCTATCTTGCTTGTTCTGGATTCATTCATGTGAAAGATGTTTGCATTTTACAAGTCAATACTCTGACATTAAGCATGTTTAAATGATCATATGATGAATATTTTGTTAgagaaagtaaaatatattgataacgGCTATAAAGGATAACTTTTGTTACAGGGATTAAAAGGCATGAGTGTTATTATGTAATACTGAAACCAATTTACACAGGAGTATGGTACTTGGTCTTTCATTGCTGTCTATAATTCTTGCAACATGACTAGGAGCTTGCTGCTTGAAAATTTCATGTGAATTTCACATTACTGATCCTTAACCTCAGTTCTTTAGAATAAGGGAAGTCCAAGTGATTGTTACTTGGGCAATGTTGTTTTGTATTTCATTAATTTCAAGAATGGTTGATTAGTTCATCAGCAATATAACAATTGTTTCCACCTTGATTAATTCCTTTTATGCTTTGTTaattccattttcatttttttggttatcAGAATGCTGCCTATCTTGCTGAGAAGCAGAATTTACATGTGACCGATGCAGTCCTTGATGCATTACAAAAAGCAAAACCAAGATCACATAAAGTTATGATTCAGTCAACTCATAGCTCTGTGCTGAAGATATTCAAAGATAAATCCAAATTTGAAAGGGTTTACAAGGTTGATGAGAACATTCGCGACGCGGCTGACTCAGCCATTGAGGACATCAAAACATTTGCTGATTCTGTGGTTATAGGAAAGGCATCTGTTTTTCCTGAAAGTTCAGCCTTTCTAGTTAACTCTACAAACACTGTGGCAAGGCTAAAATCATTTAAGCTCCCAGTTTATGTAGAAACTTTTAGCAATGAATTTGTATCACAAGCATGGGACTACTACTCAGATCCATCCATTGAGATAAATTCATTTGTCATTGGAACCAAGGTTAATGGCATTATTACTGACTTCCCAAAGACAGCAAATAGATATAGAAGTAAGTTGAACCTTTTATATCAACCTTTTTGCTTGTTGAACTAGGATTTTTGAAAATTGACATCATTTAGTTCTTTCTTTGTGTTGGTAGAACTTGCAAGCTCAAAGTCTACCTGGTTTAAGAAAACATTTTACTGTTTTCattaattacaaaactatcaCCTTACGTTTACTTTAGTTCCTGTTTTTAAAGatttgtataataaataaagagaataatgtaatattttgtaactatttatgaaaacaagtgacgaaaaaagaaaaaaaaatctcaaatgatCCTTGTTTTACATGGTGTGATGATGGGAGCTAGTATCATTAGCGATGATACTAATTCTTTATACTATAGCAGCAGAAGTCTGCATAGTGCAAActgcaaattaataattttatatggaTGTAATATAAATTCATGATTATTACCAACACGGATATACTTATTGGCTATTAGGTTAATCTACTAATGTAGAAATATGCATTTATATGTCTTACTATTGTCAAGGAGGTTTACCTCACCTGGTTGAGCATTAAGCAAGATAcgtgagttattataaatctcCTGATTCTGACGCTGTGTTCGATTCCTATGGATCAAACAAATATGTCTTACtactttttctttgaattttttacATTATGTATCTAAATCTCCAAAGAATTAGTAACTGTTTGTATGAAGCTAATCAAGTTATAATGCCACTATTGCTGACTTGATTGTTGTTCTACTTGTTGCAGGGAACTTGTGTTTAAAGAATGGCAACAAAGAACCTTACAGGAGCCCTATTGAACCTGGCAaactttttaaacaaatttctaACTTGTACCTTCCACCACTTCCCCCTCCACTCCCAGTCTTGACTGATAGTAATGTGACAGAGGCACCTTTGCCTGGTGTCTCTGGAAAAGTTCCATCTAGCAAAGCTGCTCCTGGAGTAGGAGCAGCAGCTCCAGCCCCCATCACagcataaagaaaagaaaaccaagtTTGGCATCCCAGCATGCCATAACTTTGTGAACTCCATATATAGTTGGAAAAGGAATTAAAGGATTTCTTTCTCtgagaagtatttttttattaaattgaacATTAGAGTTATTGTGATATATAGTTGCTATATATTGTACTGATAGCGTTTTTTTCCTTAGTTATTATCCATGGATTTCTGTGTCAAGAATTTTAAATGGGTATtcgcaaaaaaaataaaaataaaaattgaatgggTCATAGaattttcaaaacataattaaaaaaatgcacaaaagATTTGTCCAAAATCAAAAGTTGCTATCAGTTTTTTTCATTGAAAACTTCGTAACGTTGATCTTCTTATAGTGTTTTGAATGAAATATACATTAGATAAATTAAACAGCCTTTTTTTTCCCTTGGGTATTAGATATAGTACTGTTTTCTCAATAATTTGTGATGACTTTAATTTgcatattgatatatttttttttcctggtttAAGGCGACTGCAACGGCCACAATTTTGGAAAACTTAGTCAACTAGTTTTCATAATGAAAATCATTCTTTTAGAAGtctttatctttaatttctttcagcTTTTGCTAAGAAAGTGTTcattttatgttgattatttatttactgtTTAGTTTAAGGTGAAAGATGGGAGGAATTTccgaggagaaagaagaaggaagaaattaccttgtttgattaagaaaaaaagaaaaaaatcaatcttaatttactattatatatatcttaaaaagataaaataaaattattaagttaaaagactaattaaattaagctaaaaaaatttctctcctTTAAGTCTCCCCAATTTTTAGgaaagttaaattttaatagGAGGAATTTTGACCACCTTCACTTTCTTCCCTTTTCTTATATAAATCttgactaaataaaaaaaaagtttatataactTTCCAATTTTAGGTGAATGGCTAAATGGGGATTTCCAAAAAGAAATTGCAGAAACTTCAAGCAATGCTAATTCATTTTACTTCAACAACTAAAAACTTTTGGCCACTAAGAGGTTTGGGTAAATCGTTTTTGCATATTAACTTAATTTATCACTGCCAATAATAGTAAAAGTAATTTGAGACCCTCTAGGACTAGGAATTTGTGGCGATTCAGCAAGTGGTGCTACCTATATATAGAATCTTCATATCCACTTTCCATTTAGTTTAGGAATTATACATAAACACCATCATGATTGACAATTAATTGGTctcttaatttcatttaataagtagagagagagagagagagaggaagagcCGAAGAGGTTGGGGACTTGGAATATTGGCAGTTTAActtatttattcttctttttaataattttagattttgatcgcttaaaatgattttgtttttattttattttattacttatagTCATGTAAATACCGTTTTAAGGATAAATTGTGACTAAAATTGAaagtcatataaaaataaattataaaagtatcTAAAAACTGTTAAACTACTGATTCAAAATAAACTGTCAAATATCATCAGTTTGGTTTATTATGTccaaatctaattaaattaaactatatgttatttttatttaatttaaaatatttctattaaaaaaatcaaatcaaattgcaccaaaaaatacaaaataaaaaaccattTCCCTGTCTTTATGGGATAAACTTAAAATGATCGATAATTGAACTTTGAAATAGTTGTTGGCTAATGCTTTCTCAATATCTTAAGCCATGAAGTTGATTCCTTCAGAAAATACCAAAAAGTGTAAAAAGACAATGAGACCTAACTGATGCAAGCTGATCATATTAACTCAAGTCAATGTCCCCATATTGTATGAATtgacttgtttttatttttatagtagaCAAACTCAAAGTCTACGAAACTATCAAATCAATGTAACCTATGCTAAtcaaatatatgtattttcatTTATTGAATAGCCATAAAGCACGACAGATGAATATTAAGGTAATCGTTATTACCTAAATCAAATATTAAGGCTCATGTTTAATTCCCACTACAGTGCAACCCtatgtaatataattaaaattaaaatatcaagaaGGCTGATATTTGATAATTGATTCCaaataactattaaaaaaataattttataattattatcatttaagtATATGTCTTGTTATATATCATTATCAAAAGAATGTGACTTTTCAAACGGttgttaaaattattgattagttgctatcaaaaaagaaaagggggagaatgggaGGTGCAGAAGACAAGAGTGTGATTATGAATGTGAttagcaataataataaaaagaaacaaaaaaaaatgcacgtTTACTCATTGACTCCAATTTTGCATTCGAGGTCTTCGATCTCTTGTAATCTTCTTGTCTTCTGGGCTACTATTCTAGTAGCAATTGATAATGTTTGGTAAATAATAAAGTGAGGtaataaaaattgttattttaattttgagggatattttaaaacatgtgtataaaaaaaagtaagaataacTACATATATTTATCGTTATTACTTTTATAGGacctaaaaaaatacttttcattcaaattgacatgaaatatagaaaaataatctctttttattttaatttcttaaaaaatgaaatatttttatctaattgcTTTTCATTAAGAGAGGAATGACTATTCTGATGGGCATACTAGAGATTAGTAAACACTTCTTCAATCACGTTTTCTCGTGCTTTCTAGTTTGTAGGGGGAATTTCCCAtttcatcaaaaaaaaaaaaggaaagagaaatgactatttttcttattattacccatctaaacaatataatttttctattttattaattctattttttcttaaaatttcttttctctttatttcaCCTTCTATATATATCACACAAGTACACAACCTTGTAAGCTGGCTAAAACTCTCGGCTTTTTTTCTCCGGCAGGCTTAGCCGGAACTTCACCGGAAGCAGAAACTTCGCCGGAATGTGGAAGCCACGCGCCGTTCCCAGTGCTCTctctctgcttcttcttcttcactcgCTGCTCGCTATGGTCTCTGCACAAGGCATTAACAGAACCACTTGGAACACTCTCACTGGTTCGTGTCTCGTTtcattcttctttctcttccttctgTTTCACGCTTCGTCATATGTTGCCGACAAAAtgcaccaaaaaaataaataataagaggAATTGTTCGAAGCTTGACTTAGCTTGTTTAGTGTTCCTTTGTTCACCTTCGCCGAGCTGGTGCTTtgaaaattatgtatttatttatatttgatgtttttagAATTTGAGTGAGTAGGAAAGTGAGAATTTTAGAGTTGGAGCAGGTAATCAACTCGTTGAAGTTGGTGTGGTGTAGCTGAGTTGTTAtcagaattttgaaaatctgttTTTGTATGCTCTAGCCTATAGATGGAAACTAAGAACCAAGGGGTCTAGTTCAGTTGGTTGAGCAGAGTGCATGAGTTGTTTTAAATCCTCTGGTCCTATCTTTCGTTcctacagataaaaaaaaatggaaactaAGAAAGCATGCAGCAAGTGGAAATACAAGATATTCAATACTTTTAGTATAGCCAAGCATTTTCGGTACGAGACCATTGGTATCTTCCACAGGAGAGCCAAGTAGGACTACTGTGGTGACTAAGCTCTCCTTCAAGTATTTAATGCTATTGTATACCAAGCTCCAACTCAAGGCCACTGGTTAAGCTGGAACAACATTGAGTCAGTTGATCCATGCCTTCCAT from Glycine soja cultivar W05 chromosome 8, ASM419377v2, whole genome shotgun sequence includes:
- the LOC114423480 gene encoding glycerophosphodiester phosphodiesterase GDPDL3-like — protein: MTLSRVLAILILQYSLVALVSSAGPPSGWKTLQGSPPMVIARGGFSGIFPDSSSLAYGLALDTCGPNVTLWCDVQLTKDGVGICFPELKLDNATDISIAYPGKAKDYLVNGVSTRGWFSVDYNFGELANVSVVQGVYSRTNKFDGNKLPILTVEQVVKLIKSPSTGLWLNFQHASFFKQQNLSVENFLQSLPGRSVPVNYISSPDVDFLRRVKSSFSSGPTSFIFRILEQSKIEPTTNQTYGELLKNLALIKTFSSGILVPKGYIWPVDSDHYLQPHTPLVTDAHREGLQVFVSDLTNDVPFSYNFSYDPLAECLSFIDGDDFSVDGVLSDFPVTPSAAINCFSGLGENAKRQVDTLVITKYGASGDNPACTDLAYNQAKSDGADVLDCPVQMSKDGIPFCLSSIDLLESTTVADTQFKNRATTILEIKFRSGIYTFSLTWDEIKTLTPSILNPYEKYILSRNPKSKNLGKLITLSDFLSLNEGSHILISIENAAYLAEKQNLHVTDAVLDALQKAKPRSHKVMIQSTHSSVLKIFKDKSKFERVYKVDENIRDAADSAIEDIKTFADSVVIGKASVFPESSAFLVNSTNTVARLKSFKLPVYVETFSNEFVSQAWDYYSDPSIEINSFVIGTKVNGIITDFPKTANRYRRNLCLKNGNKEPYRSPIEPGKLFKQISNLYLPPLPPPLPVLTDSNVTEAPLPGVSGKVPSSKAAPGVGAAAPAPITA